The DNA region CGGATACTGGCAGTCAACCGTTGACCGTTGCGGATAAAGTTGAATGTCCCCTCTAGTCCTTTGAGAATGCTGGCATTATTTGTATTTCTAGAGTCTGGGAGAGCTACCCGCAGCGTTTCAACTACGAGCATTGATTTATCTACATCTGGCTCCAGAGCGGCAAACATTAGCTTTTTAGCCAGCTTGATTTTGTCGTAAGCGAATGCTGGTTTACCCTTTTGGATTTTGGCTTCCACCCCCAGCACATAACGCGAAGATACTTGAAAATCTTCGGAAAGCAACTCAATCACGGGAGATTCGGTGTCCCCGGATGGCACGTCCTCCCAATCTTCAAATTCCTTTAGCACGCTGGGGATAGTGATAGGTTCAGAGTCTGGGTTTATCCATTGGGTAGTTCTGTTGCCTGCGTTTAGAGCTAAAACTTTGCGTTTGACAAGTTCTGACTTAACGCAGTTTGTTATGACTGGTTCCGTCAAGGTTGTAGTCATACTTACTCCTATTCTCAAATTATCTTGGTTGGTGTATTTACAAGGGTTTCAGGCATTTTATAAGGCTTGACAATCCAACTATGGTCTATCTAAAACTTTGACCCAAAGCGTTTTCTAATGCCGTTACTTGCCTCTACCCGGCTATGGCTGCTAGCATACCTCTAGGTAACGGCAAATGTCAACACCCTAGAATAATTTCCTTGAAAAAGGTATAACTGGCGTTAAATAACGTTAGTTGGAGGCTTTTTTGGGGGTGGTAACGAAAAAACCCAAGGTGAGCATTTACCTGCCACCTGAAATTAAAGAAGAGCTAGATAACTGGGCAGAGGAGGAAAACCGCAGTGTAAGCAATCTGGTGGAGACAATAATTAGAGAAGCGATTACCAAGAGACGCAAAAAGCCCAAAACACAATCTCAGGAAACAGAGACAGATGAAATTGACGCAGCAGCGCTTTTACAGCTTTTAGCTTCTGGCAAACGTCCAACCGATGGTGAAGTCCTAGTGGTGGCAAACGAGTCAGGCATTGATGAAGAGGAGCTAAAGAAACTACGCGATCGCTTATTTCCCCAAAGGAAAAAGACAGGTAATGGAGCTACTTAAAGTTTTTAATATGGACAGTTACGACTGTTGAAATTAGCGTTTATCTGACAAAATACAAGGGTTTTTATCTTAGTTGCGTCTAAAACTGTATTATAGTTATTGTCATCTTATATGACGATACTAGTAATATTACAATTCGTTAAAATCCACTCTTTAGGAAGAGTAACGTAATGCTTATTACTAACAGCGCTCATTCCTGGGGCATGAGCGCTAGAGCCATTTTCTGCCTTAAAATCCAGAAAATTTTCATGCAAGTTAGGCTTATTAAAAATAAGCAAAAAGACATGACAAAAAATTGACAATTGATTATGATGCTAAAGAGAGGTAAACTTTGATATGGCTTAAAGAGGTTGTTTAGACAGAACTAATCTTATAAGCCTTGCTCCACTCCATTGGGGTGAAGCCAAAATCAAAGAAAGGATCTCAAATTACACCAACTGCAACTGAGATACTTTGCACCCCTGCCGCCCACGAAGGCATATCCCAGACTGAACTGCTGGAAAACGTTGTCCGACTGCTGGATGAGCCGGAGGTAGAAAGTAAGCGAGTGTTGCGGAGCGCGAGTGTAAACCTCTCCTCAAATAGGTGGCTACAAAGTCATGGCGATGGCGTAAACACCTTGAGGAGTTTCAATTAAATAAGTTGACTGGAATTGGGGGGACGACAATCCTGACAATTCTCTAGGTCTTACGAAGTTTGGCGACGGAGTAAACCTTGAGAATTTGTTGAAAGATTGTTGATGTCCTTGTCGTCCTGTTTCTATATTAAGGTACGCAAGCGCAAAATCTCAAGTGGGTACACTTGTAGTACTTGCACAAGTAATGCACGATTAAAACAGGTACGACAACGCTATTCCCCCTTATTCCACAAGAGTTTGAGAAAAAACTATTGGGGGAATTAGTTGTGAAAGAAGCACAAAACAATCAAAAAAATTTATCGAACAATCAAAATGTTGTCAGTCACCAAAACAAAATAGTAGTAGAACGACTCAAGACCGATAGAGCGCAAGCTTTGGCACACCTCGAAGCTTTGGGCTACATGTTGGGCGACAACATTTACATGAGGGCATTTTTCCCAAGTGATGATCCACGCTCAGTAGAGGATAAGGGACGGAAAGCCAACAATTTAGATTTTAAACAAGTTGAGCAGTGGCAACGGGAAGGACGCGGAATATATTTCGTTGTCAACGGCTCAGGACATCGAAACTCGGATGTCAAATTTTGCCGCGCTATATTTTACGAGCATGATAACTTGGATAAAGAACTTCAGCTTTACCTGTGGGAACAGTTGGGACTACCACAGCCAACGCTTCAAATTGATACTGGAGGTAAATCCATTCACAGTTATTGGGTTTTTGAGTCACCCATACCTGTAGAAGATTGGAAGCAATTGCAAACTGATTTACTGGAATTGAGTAACGGCGATCGCGCAATCAAAAATCCATCCAGAGTAATGAGATTGGCTGGGGCATGGCATGTCAAAGCAGATGGCACGGTTAATCAATCTCAAATAATTAGCAATAGTGGAAAGCGCTACGGCTATGAGGAATTAAGAGAGATTGTTCCGAAAACTCTTGTGTTGCCTGTATCTACACCAGATGCAACCGTTGTACAACCAGACGCAACCAAAGTACAACCAGACGCAACCAAAGTGCAACCAGGTACAACTAATTCAAACAAACCAGACTTAAAAGATTTTCTGGAACGGGAAATTTACCCGCGTCTAGCGGCAGAACAATTTTATGGGGAGTACACACAACTAACAAAACGGGGCGAAGAATTTCGGGGAGTGTGTCCTATTCACCAAGGGGCAGACAATCCCACCTCATTCTCTGTGAACCCAGCTTCATTGCAGTTCCACTGCTACTCTTGTGGGGCAGGCGGGAATCCCGTTCAATTTCTTTGGCTTCTAGGTGGAAGACAAGGCTCACCACGGGGGAAAGATTTCATTGATGTGGTTCAGCAACTGGCTGAAAAAGCTGGTGTGCCAATGCCAAACCCAAATAATAAAAATCCAAACACTCAGCTAGAAGACAATAATGATACCAGCCAAAACATGAGGCGGTCAGCTTGGTCGGCTCCTGTATCCTGGGAGGGTGAGATTGGATATTGGGTTAAAGGCAAGTCAAAAGAAGAGAATGAGGATTTAATGTGGCAACCAAAATGTAATTTCGATTTTGTAATTGAGCGTGAGATACAAGATGCTCGCGGTGGGGGATTTGTCGTGCAAGCTAAATTAGCCTGCTCACCATCTCAGCACCGAATAATTATCCGCTCTGAAGATTGCTACTCTCCAGAAAACTTTGTCAAAGCTATTAAGCGAGGACTTGGCAGAAATGTTACCTGCAATTTATCTAAAAATGAACTGGGTGCATTACTGGCAGTCCGTCAATCTGAATATGAGCAAGCACGCGGTGGTAAAGTTTACAAGGCGATTGACCGCTATGGACAACAGGAAGATGGTACTTGGGTTTTTGAGAATGTTCAGTACACCAAAAATGGCGAAGTAACAGATGAATCTAAAACAGGATGGGTATTTACACCAGAGCTAGGGGAAGAAGATAGTATCCCATGCCCTAAACCAGCACCACCAAATCCAGAAGCCCTCAAGAAATTAATTGATGCTGCGCGTGTAGTTTTTGGTCCTCAGAATATTCATCAATTTCTACTGGTTGTAGGTTGGGTAGTTGCAGGGGTGCAGTTCCAACTAATTTACAACACTGAAGGTGCCTTTCCAGAAATAAATCCTTATGGCGATCCTGGCACTGGAAAAACTTTAGCAGCTGAGGCGGCACTTAGTCTCATCGGAACAAACTGGGCTAGTGACGGGATTATTAGCCGAACATCTCTCTCGGCAATTTACGAACACTTGAAATCTACTGGCTCACTTCCTTTTATTTGGGATGATCCACCTCGTACTGAAGAGGTGGATGAATTTGCTAAAGTCATCTACAACCTAAAACCGCGAATTGTACGCGGCAACCGCCAAGTGCCACACAGCCCTATAGGTTACACCAGCAACCATTTAATAGGTGGAGATCAAGATGCCACTTATACCCGAATAGTACGAATTCCATTTGTACTGGATGGGAACACCGCTGGAGTTCCCGCACTAAAAGCCGCACAAAAAACTGCTTCAGGAGCGCTGCCAGAACTTATTAAATTGGGATATCCCAAAGAAAAAATTGCTGAAGTAGAACTAGAACTGCTTCCACTACTGGAGTTGGCACACCACAGAGTAGCTTGGAATTTGGCGATCGTCACCTACTATGCTGATGCAATTGCACAAATGGTAGGTGCAACCGAAAACTGTTTGCAGTGGGTTAAGAACAATTTATGTCCTGTTGAGAATGACTCAGACAATAACGGAAATAGCTTACAAGACTTTATTACTAAGGTACAGGCACTACAAACCGAAGATAAGGTTGGCTCCTGGAACATGAAAGTTGGTGATAGCTACGTTGCTCTCTACGCTGAGTCGGTTTGGACCGCAGTAGATAAAACTTTTCACCCTGCAACCTATAACAAGAAAAGCCTTAAGGCGATGGTGGAGAAGGCTGGGGGTAAGGTTGACCAAATTATCACGTTCGACGCCAGTAGAGATGAAGTCCTAGCTTACAACAGAGCGCTAATGACCACAGGCGTAGACACTGACGGCAATCCGATTCAGCCAAATCGTCCACGTACTGTTAGGAAAAAAGCTTGGTTGTTGCCCCTGAACCTATTTAATTTAGGTGCAACCACTGCAAGCACTGCAACCGAAGTGCAACCAGAAGCGGTTGCAGGAAAAAATCCTTATTTAGAAAGCAATCTAGATAATTTTTCTGGTACTGCAACCACTACAACTAACTTTTTGATTGAAAAGAAAAAAGAAAAAGATAATGCTCCAGGTGAGATTGTAATTGATGAAATACAGTCGTCCGTGGGATCTCAAAAAAGTTCGTCTCGCCAAAAACACGGTTGCAGTGGTTGCAGTACCCCTCCCCAATGAGCCGAATTGCCATATAAATCAAGGTTTTGAGACTGCAACCAACAACAACGGTTGCACCTCGGTTGCACCTAACAAAAATTTGGTTGCACCTGGTTGTACTTCGAGAATTAACCCAGAACAACTCCCTATTCCTACTGTTGATCTTGTGGGAATAAGTATTCAAGTATGGGTATTTCGAGTTCCGTTGGGGGAGTGGCTACCAGGTTCAGTAGAAGAAATTGAGGAACGAAGAAACAAACCCGAACTTTGGGAAGTTCGTTTAACCACCGGGGAATTGTTACCAACCCGAAGCCTGGAACAGCTTAGATTAAGGTAATGCTGAAAGTACTGCGGTCGGGTAGTAGAACTATATTGGGGGTATCAGTAGCATTTTTGCTCGTTTGCTACAAGTACCCCAAGTCGGATAAGTAACGATGCTCGCAATTGCGGCAAAGAGGAGTGAGAGCAGCCTTAACCCGAACAGTCCTAATTTTTGAAAAATGTAGGTTAGAGTTACCTGCTGGCTGCTTTACTATCGTAATTTTTGAAAATTTTTGGGTAGTAACTGTAGCGCCCCCAAAAATCATGCTAGAACTAGGCTGCTTGATCGCGTTTCGATGATGGCAGTTAGTCAAATACCGTTATCAACCCACGAGTTTTTGGGTTGAACTTAAGTCCCTATTGGGGTGGATTTTCAGCTACTTTTGTAACTTCCGCGACCGATAAATCAACAGCCCTAGCCACTTGGGAGATGCTGTAGCCCATGCTTAAAAGGCGTGAAGCTGCTTTTAACTTGGTTTGGCGTTCCAAGTCTTGGTAAATTCGAGTTTCTTCAATTTTCATTCTATGTGCTTTGCTGTGCTGCGAGCCGGACAGCTTCTACATCAACATTAAGCTGTTGAGCAATCTGCTCCACAGTTATACCTGTTTTTAGTAACAAAGGCACAGTTACTCTCAACATTTCAGCTTCCCGTTCTTCTCGTCCCTCAGCTTTCGCTTCCTGATAAACCCTTGTTTGCTCTAAAGTCAGTCCCAGCATAGCTTCAACTTCCTCTCTACTCAACGAAGAAAACTTATAAACGGCAATGGTGGTAATAATATCTAGGATTTCGTTTTTCGGCAGTGTACCTGTTTCTTCTAATTCTACCCGCTCAATTAATTGCTTTGCCTGCTCCGCCATCGTTTCATCCGACGCTAGAGTCAACTGCATTAAATTAATGCCTATTGGCAGAGTATTGGGATCGCCTAACTCGTCAAGATAGATTCGCTGCACCTGGTCGCTGTTGAGAAATAGTCGATGAATTCTCGTATCGCTCGGTTCACTAGAGCGATCAGGGAAAATTACCACACAGAACCAGTCATCATACTGAAACCGATTCCGGTTCAGATACATCATCGATTCAGTAAAAAACCGATAGTAGAGGGCTTCATCCTTCTGAAACTGCACCTCAGCAAAAAAGACAACTTTGGATGTTGCACCCTCTGGAGGTAAAAACACACCATCAATGCGAAAAGCGGTTTCTTTTACTTCAACTGATTCAAATCGGTAATTTTGCGCTTCTATTGGAGGGTCATCAACAAGTTCAAAAAGTAATCCAGGAAAGCGCTTAAATATTTGGTAATAAATCGAGTCTCGTTTCACTACTTCATCCTTAAGGTGCTTGTTATTCACTTTTTACTGGCTCGTTCAACCGACACTTTACCGGATAGAGTCAGCGCTGTCAAAATGACAATAAGTAAAGTAAGTACCAAGTTATATTTTGTTACACATGCGGACTGTATCACTTATTTTTTAATTGTTACTATTGTGCCTAAAAAGTGTTCTTTGCGTGACGAACTGTTGTTCTAAATTTGTTTTTTGGATGCCTTGAGATTA from Tolypothrix sp. NIES-4075 includes:
- a CDS encoding ribbon-helix-helix domain-containing protein — encoded protein: MSIYLPPEIKEELDNWAEEENRSVSNLVETIIREAITKRRKKPKTQSQETETDEIDAAALLQLLASGKRPTDGEVLVVANESGIDEEELKKLRDRLFPQRKKTGNGAT
- a CDS encoding Rpn family recombination-promoting nuclease/putative transposase, producing MKRDSIYYQIFKRFPGLLFELVDDPPIEAQNYRFESVEVKETAFRIDGVFLPPEGATSKVVFFAEVQFQKDEALYYRFFTESMMYLNRNRFQYDDWFCVVIFPDRSSEPSDTRIHRLFLNSDQVQRIYLDELGDPNTLPIGINLMQLTLASDETMAEQAKQLIERVELEETGTLPKNEILDIITTIAVYKFSSLSREEVEAMLGLTLEQTRVYQEAKAEGREEREAEMLRVTVPLLLKTGITVEQIAQQLNVDVEAVRLAAQQST
- a CDS encoding CHC2 zinc finger domain-containing protein, translating into MKEAQNNQKNLSNNQNVVSHQNKIVVERLKTDRAQALAHLEALGYMLGDNIYMRAFFPSDDPRSVEDKGRKANNLDFKQVEQWQREGRGIYFVVNGSGHRNSDVKFCRAIFYEHDNLDKELQLYLWEQLGLPQPTLQIDTGGKSIHSYWVFESPIPVEDWKQLQTDLLELSNGDRAIKNPSRVMRLAGAWHVKADGTVNQSQIISNSGKRYGYEELREIVPKTLVLPVSTPDATVVQPDATKVQPDATKVQPGTTNSNKPDLKDFLEREIYPRLAAEQFYGEYTQLTKRGEEFRGVCPIHQGADNPTSFSVNPASLQFHCYSCGAGGNPVQFLWLLGGRQGSPRGKDFIDVVQQLAEKAGVPMPNPNNKNPNTQLEDNNDTSQNMRRSAWSAPVSWEGEIGYWVKGKSKEENEDLMWQPKCNFDFVIEREIQDARGGGFVVQAKLACSPSQHRIIIRSEDCYSPENFVKAIKRGLGRNVTCNLSKNELGALLAVRQSEYEQARGGKVYKAIDRYGQQEDGTWVFENVQYTKNGEVTDESKTGWVFTPELGEEDSIPCPKPAPPNPEALKKLIDAARVVFGPQNIHQFLLVVGWVVAGVQFQLIYNTEGAFPEINPYGDPGTGKTLAAEAALSLIGTNWASDGIISRTSLSAIYEHLKSTGSLPFIWDDPPRTEEVDEFAKVIYNLKPRIVRGNRQVPHSPIGYTSNHLIGGDQDATYTRIVRIPFVLDGNTAGVPALKAAQKTASGALPELIKLGYPKEKIAEVELELLPLLELAHHRVAWNLAIVTYYADAIAQMVGATENCLQWVKNNLCPVENDSDNNGNSLQDFITKVQALQTEDKVGSWNMKVGDSYVALYAESVWTAVDKTFHPATYNKKSLKAMVEKAGGKVDQIITFDASRDEVLAYNRALMTTGVDTDGNPIQPNRPRTVRKKAWLLPLNLFNLGATTASTATEVQPEAVAGKNPYLESNLDNFSGTATTTTNFLIEKKKEKDNAPGEIVIDEIQSSVGSQKSSSRQKHGCSGCSTPPQ